GCCGACCTGGCGTCGTACCTCGCGCAGGACCGGTGGTACCAGCGGGCCCGGGCCGCGGACCCGGACGGCACCTGGCCTCGCTCGGTCGCCTACTTCTCGCCGGAGTACGGCATCACGGCCGTGCTGCCGCAGTACTCCGGCGGCCTCGGCATCCTCGCCGGCGACCACCTCAAGGCCGCCAGCGACCTGGGTGTGCCGATCGTCGGCGTCGGGCTGCTCTACCGTCACGGCTACTTCAAGCAGGCGCTCTCCCGCGACGGCTGGCAGCAGGAGAGCTACCCGGTCCTCGACCCCGGCGGCCTGCCGCTCTCGCTCCTCCACGAGCACGACGGCAGCCGGACGACGATCGCGATCCGGATGCCCGACGGCCCGGACCTCCTGGCCCGGGTCTTCGTGGCCAGCGTCGGCCGGGTGCCGCTGCTGCTGCTCGACACCGACGTCGAGGAGAACCCGGAGGCCTACCGGCTCGTCACCGACCGGCTGTACGGCGGCAACACCGAGCACCGCCTGCGTCAGGAACTGCTGCTGGGCGTCGGCGGCGTGCGGGCGCTGCGGGCCTTCTCCCGGATCACCGGGGCGCCCGAGCCCGAGGTCTTCCACACCAACGAGGGCCACGCGGGCTTCCTCGGGGTGGAGCGGATCCGCGAGCTGACGGCCGACGGCGACCTCGACTTCGCCGCTGCGCTCGAGGCCGGCCGCGCGTCGACCGTCTTCACCACCCACACCCCGGTGCCCGCCGGCATCGACCGGTTCCCGCGCACCCTGGTCGAGCAGTACCTCGGCGAGCACGGCGCCACGCCCGGCGTACCCGTCGACCAGGTGCTCGCCCTGGGCGCCGAGGACTACGCCGGCGGCGACCCCGGCGTGTTCAACATGGCGGTCATGGGCTTCCGCCTGGCCCAGCGGGCCAACGGGGTCTCGCAGCTGCACGGCCACGTCAGCCGCGGCATGTTCAACGGACTGTGGCCGGCCTTCGACGAGGCCGAGGTGCCGATCACCTCGATCACCAACGGCGTGCACGCGCCCACCTGGGTCGCGCCCGAGGTCGCGGCGCTCGCCGAGGCGCAGGGCGCCGACTACGACGGCGACGACGCCGCCGCGTTCTGGGCGGCCTTCGACAAGGTGCCCGGCGTCGACGTGTGGCGCACCAAGCGCCGGCTGCGCGAGCGGCTCGTCGACGACGCCCGCCGCCGGCTGCGCAGGTCGTGGGAGAAGCGCGGTGCCTCGTCCGCCGAGCTCGGTTGGATCGACGACGCCCTCGACCCCGACGTGCTGACCATCGGGTTCGCCCGGCGGGTGCCGTCGTACAAGCGACTCACGCTGATGCTGCGCGACCCCGGCCGGCTCAGGGCGCTGCTGCTGCATCCCGAGCGGCCGGTGCAGCTGGTGGTCGCCGGCAAGGCCCATCCCGCCGACGACGGTGGCAAGCGGCTGATCCAGGAGCTGGTCCGCTTCGCCGACGCCGAGGACGTGCGGCACCGGATCGTCTTCCTGCCCAACTACGACATCGCCCTCGCCCAGCCGCTCTACCCGGGTTGCGACGTGTGGCTCAACAACCCGCTGCGACCCTACGAGGCCTGCGGCACGTCCGGGATGAAGGCGGCGCTCAACGGCGGCCTGAACCTGTCGATCCTCGACGGCTGGTGGGACGAGTGGTACGAGCCGGAGTTCGGCTGGCCGATCCCGTCCGCCGACGGCCTGGAGGACTACTCCGACCAGCGCGACGACCTCGAGGCCGCCGCCCTCTACGACCTCATCGAGAACGGGGTCGCGCCCCGGTTCTACGACCACGACCACGAGGGCGTGCCCGCCGGCTGGGTCGAGATGCTGCGCGCCACCTGGGCCAACCTCGGCCCCAAGGTGCTCGCCACCCGGATGGTCCGCGACTACGTCGAGCGGCTCTACGGCCCGGCCGCGGCCAACTCCCGGGCGCTGGCCGCCGTCGAGAACGGCGCCCGCGACCTGGCCGCCTGGAAGGCCCGGGTCCGTGGCGCCTGGGGCGGCGTCCGCGTCGAGCACGTCGAGGCCGAGGGCATCGGCGACGTCGCCGAGGTCGGCGCCGTCCTCCACGTCCGCTCGTACGTCGCGCTCGGCGAGCTCTCCCCGCACGACGTCGAGGTGCAGCTGGTCCACGGCCGGGTCGACGCCGAGGACGACATCGTCGCCGCCTCCGCCGTCCCCCTGTCGTTGGTGGAGTCGTACGACGGCGGGCGGCACCGCTTCGACGGCGAGGTCGCGCTCGGCCGCTCTGGCCCGTTCGGCTACACCGTCCGGGTGCTGCCCGCGAACCCGCTGCTGGTCGCCCCCGCCGAGCTGGGGGTCGTCGCCCTGGCCTGACCGACCCGTCGCATCTGAACCTCTGAGAGCCACCGACCCGTCGCGTTCAAACGCGACGGGTCGGTGCGTTCTCGACCGGCCCCCGGCCTGTGTTTCGGCTCGGTGACTTTTCCTCGACGGGCGTCGACGACTTGCCGCCAGGGGGTTCCGCTGCACGGCGCCGAGGTCTATGGTCCAGATCACATCGTGCGCATATCGCACAGGTGTTTCGCATAGTGAAACGAGGGCCAGATTCATGACGCTGATCGACATCGAGTTCACGGGCCAGGGCAAGACCTTCCAGGCCGCGCTGCTCGACGAGTCCGCACCGAAGACGTGCACGGCGATCCGGACGATGCTGGGGGAGACCGTCACCGGCGCGAGCTACCACTCGATCTACTCCGGCCAGGAGTTCTACGTGTACTGCCCGCCGGTCGACATCCCGCTGGAGAACCATGTGGTGTGGCCCAAGCGCGGCCAGATCGTCTACTACTACTTCCCCGAGAACCTGTACGCCGGGATGCACGTCCACCAGGACCGGATCCAGGGGGACGGTGCCGAGATCGCGCTCTGGTACGGCCACGGCGACCTGCGGATCGTCACCGAGACCGGCATCCGCGGGAACCTCTTCGCCGAGGTGCTCCCCGAGCAGCTCGACGACTTCTACGCGGCCGGCGACCACATCCTGGCCCACGGTCGCGAGGACATCGTGATCCGGATGGCGGGCTGACCCGATGCCGCGCTACGAGGTCGAGGGCGTCCAGAAGGCGATCTCGCTGTTGCGCGCCCTCGCCCGGGCCGACCGGCCGCTGGGTGCCTCGGACCTCGGCCGGGAGCTCGGGCTCGGGAGGTCGACGGTCTTCCGGCTGCTCTACACCCTCCAGCTCGACGGCATGGTCCGCCAGGACGAGGAGACCAAGAAGTACCGCCTCGGCCCCGACCTCGCCGCCCTCGGCCGGGCCGCCAGCGACGACTTCGACCTGCGTCGCGAGGCGCGGCCGGCGATGGAGAAGCTGGCCGCGACGGTCAACCTGCCGGTCTTCCTCAACGTCCCCGGCGCGGCCGACGTCATCTGCCTCGAGCACGTCGCGAGCCTCAACGTCGTGGAGTTGTACGGCCGCGCCGGCTCGACGCTGCCCTACCACGCCTGCCCGTCCGGCTACGTGCTCCTGGCCTTCGGTCCGCCCGAGCGCCTGGAGCAGGTGCTCGAAGGACCGCTGACCCGGCATGCTTCGGCCACGCCGGACGCAGACCGGCTGCGCACCCTCGTCGAGGAGGTACGCCGTACCGGCGTCGCCTACGGCCGCGACGACCTCGACGAGGGCGTCTCCTCCCTGGCGGTCCCGCTCGTCGACAGCCATGGTCACCCGCTGGCGTCCCTCGGCCTCGCCGGCTTCTCGGTCGCCTTCGACGACCGGCTCGACGAGCTGACCGAGCACCTGCGGGCCGCCGCCGCACAGATCTCGGAGCACCCCCACCCAGCAGTTGGACAAGGTCAACCGACACCACCTGGAGATCCGCAATGAACCGAAGCCGCACCCGTCTCCCCGCCGTCCTCGCCGTCGTCTCGCTGCTCGCCCTCGCGAGCGCCTGCGGCTCCTCCGACGCCCAGCAGGACGAACCCGATCCGTCCGCGGTGGTCGCCGCACTGCGCGACAAGCTGCCGGACGCGGTGCAGAAGTCGAACAAGCTGAAGGTGGCCACCTCGATCTACCCGCCCGTCGACTTCTACGAGAAGGACGGCAAGACGCTCACCGGGTTCGACCACGACCTGATGGAGGAGGTCGCGAAGCGGCTCGGCGTCACCATCGACTGGAACGTCATCGACTTCGCCGCCATCATCCCGGGCATCCAGTCCAAGCAGTACGACTTCGCCACCGACCTCAACGACACCGCCGAGCGCGAGGAGATGGTCGACTTCGTCACCCAGTTCCGCGACGGCACCTCGATCCTGGTGGAGAAGGGCAACCCGGAGAGGCTCAGCGACCTCGACAGCCTGTGCGGGAAGACGGTCGCGGTCACCAAGGGCAGCACCCAGATCGCCCTGGTGAAGACCCAGAACGCCAGCTGCTCGGAGCCGATCGAGATGCTCCAGCTGCCCGACGACCCCGACGCGATGCTCGCGATGCGCAACGGCCGTGCCGATGCCTACCTCGTCAACACCCTGGCCGGCTCCTACGCGGTCAACACGGCGGGCCAGGACGGCTTCGAGATCCTCGAGGGCGTCTACGACGAGGTCTTCGCCGGCCTGGCGTTCCCGAAGTCGTCGACCGAGCTGCGCGACGCGATCCAGGCAGCCCTCCAGTCGCTCATCGACGACGGCACCTACGGCGAGGTGATGGGCGAGTACGGCCTGGACAACAACGTGATCGACAAGAGCGTGGTCAATGCCGTCGGCAGCCAGTGACATGACCATCCCGACAGCCGCCACCGGTACGCCGGCCGGCGACCCGGGTCGCACCGCAGGAGCCGGCGAGGCCGAGGCGATCCGCGCGGTTCCGGTACGCCATCCCGGCCGGATGGCGGCCGGCGCCGTGCTGGTGCTCCTGCTCGTCTGGCTGGCGGTCACGGTCGCGGGCAACGAGGAGTTCGACTTCGGGGTGATCCCCGACTACCTCTTCGACCCGGTGATCCTGGACGGCGTCCGGCTGACCCTGGTCCTCACCGTGGTGTCCATGGCCCTGGGCCTGGTGATCGGCGTGGTCGCGGCCATCGGCCGGCTCTCCGACAACCCGGTGCTGCGCTGGACCGCGGGCGCCTACATCTGGCTGTTCCGGGGCACCCCGGTCCTGGTCCAGCTGGTGTTCTGGTTCAACATCGGCATCGTCTTCCCGACCCTGGGCGTCACGATCCCGTTCACCGACGTCAGCCTCTTCTCGGTCGAGTCGAACACCGTGGTCACCCCGCTCAACGCGGCGATCCTCGGACTGGCCCTGAACTCGGGTGCGTATATCGCCGAGATCGTCCGCGCTGGCATCACCTCGGTCAGCCGGGGGCAGGTCGAGGCGGCGGCCGCGCTCGGGCTGGAGCCGCGCCGGACCATGCGGCGCATCGTCCTCCCGCAGGCGATCCCGGTCGCCGTACCGCCGCTGGGCAATGAGTTCGTCAGCATGCTCAAGTACTCGGCCCTGGCCAGTGTGATCGCGGTCCAGGAGCTCCTCGGGTCGGTGGAGACGATCTACTCCGTCAACCTGCGCACACTCGAGCTCCTCGTCGTCGCGAGCATCTGGTACCTCGCGCTGACCACGCTGTTCTCCTTCCTGCAGTCCCTGCTCGAGCGGCGCCTCGGCCGCGGCCGCAGCGGCATCGCGACCGTGCGCGCCCGGCGTGCCCGAACGCCGCGGCGAGTGCGGAGGGCGGTCGCATGAGCGCCGCGACCGCCACCGTGCCGACGACTCCCGTGGCGGCCGTCTCGGCGCACGCGATCCGCAAGAGCTACGGCAGCAACGAGGTGCTGCGCGGCATCGACCTCGAGGTCGCGCCCGGCCAGGTGCAGGTCATCGTCGGCCCGTCGGGCAGCGGCAAGTCGACCTTCCTGCGCTGCATCAACCACCTGGAGCGCATCGACAGCGGACGCCTGTACGTCGACGGCGATCTCGTCGGCTACCGCGAGCACCGCGGCCGGCTGCACGAGCTGCGCCCGCACGAGGTCGCCCGCCAGCGGGCCCGCACCGGCATGGTGTTCCAGCACTTCAACCTGTTCGCGCACATGACCGTCACCCAGAACATCGTCGAGGCGCCCCGGCACCTGCGCGGGCTGGCGAAGCGCGATGCCGTCGAGCTCGCCCACGGCCTCCTGCAGCAGGTCGGCCTCGGCGACAAGGCCGACGCCTACCCGGCCGAGCTGTCCGGCGGCCAGCAGCAGCGCGTCGCCATCGCCCGTGCCTTGGCGATGGAGCCACGGCTGATGCTCTTCGACGAACCGACCAGCGCGCTCGACCCCGAGCTGGTCGGCGACGTCCTCGACGTCATGCGCGGCCTCGCCGAGCGGGGCATGACCATGGTCGTGGTCACCCACGAGATGGGATTCGCCCGCGACGTCGGCGACGCGCTCGTCGTGATGGCCGACGGCCAGGTCATCGAGCAGGGACCGCCGCGCGACGTGCTGGCGAACCCGGCCACCGAGCGCGCCGCCAAGTTCCTCGCCCGGGTCCACTGACCCGGCGTCTCCGCACCCCACCCACGCTAGGAAGTAGTCACTCCATGACCACCGCATCCCTCGGCCCGAACACGCTCTCCATCCACGCCGGCGAGGCGACCGACCCGACCACCCATGCCCTCAACACGCCGATCTACCAGACCGCGACCTTCGCCTTCGACAGCGCCGTGGAGAAGGAGGACGCGGTCGACCGGGCGTTGGAGTGGGAGCCCGGAGTGTTCTTCTACAGCCGCACCGGCAACCCGACGACGTACGCGCTGGAGCAGAAGCTGGCCGCCCTGGAGGGCGCCGAGGACGCCGCCGTCGGGGCGTCCGGCATGGCCGCCTGCGCCACGGCGCTGCTCTCGGTGCTCGGGACCGGGGACCACTGCATCGCCTCGGCCGACCTGTTCGTCATCACCCGGGTGCTGCTCGACGACGTACTGAGCGCGCGCGGCATCGAGGTCACCCACGTCGACGTCACCGACCTCGACGCCGTCGCGGCGGCGGTGCGCCCGAACACCAGGGCGGTGTTTGCCGAGTCGTTGTCGAACCCGCACATGGACGTCGCCGATCTGCCGGCCCTCGCCGCGCTGTCGCGGGAGCACGGCCTGACCCTGGTCGTGGACAACACCTTCCTCTCGCCGCGGCTGCTGCGCCCGCTCGAGCACGGGGCCGACCTCGTCGTGCACTCGGCCACGAAGTGGCTCGGCGGCCACGGCGACGCGGTCGCCGGCGTGGTCGCCGGCCGCAAGGAGCTCGTCGACAAGGTCCGCTTCCACCTCGACGCGCTCGGCGCGGCCGTCAGCCCCTTCAACTCGTGGCTGATCCTGCGCGGCATGCGGACGCTCGGTCTGCGGATGAGCGCGAGCAGCACGAACGCGCTGGCCGTGGCGCAGTTCCTGGAGTCGCGGCCCGAGGTCGCCCTCGTCAGCTACCCCGGTCTGCCCTCCCACCCCCACCACGAGCTGGCCGGCAAGCTGCTGCCCGACGGCTACGGCGGCATGATGGCGATCCGGCTGCACGGCGATGCGGACACGATGGGCCGGTTCGCCGCGGCCCTCGAGCTGTCCGCGATCGCCGTCAGCCTCGGCGACGTGCACACGCTCGTCTACCCCATGCCGAAGCGGGACAACCTGATCCGGCTGTCGATCGGCTGCGAGGACACCGCGGACCTGATCGCCGACTATGCCCAGGCGCTGGACGCGAGCGCCGGGTGAGCCGATGACCGCCGCCCCCCTCGCCGAGCCCGCCCACCCCGGCCCCGACGCCGACGAGCTCGCCACCCTGCGCGAGATCGCCCGCCGCGTGCTGTGGCTCTCGACCGCGATGGTCGACACCGCCAACCACGACCGGCCGGACCCCTCGGGCCTCAAGGTCGGCGGCCACCAGGCGTCGTCGGCCTCCATGGTCGACATCATGGTGGCGCTGTGGTTCCACGAGCTGACCGCGCTCGACCGGGTCTCGGTCAAGCCGCACGCCTCTCCGGTGCTGCACGCGATCAACTACCTGCTCGGGGAGCTGGACCCGTCCTACCTGACCCGGTTGCGGGCGAAGGGCGGCCTGCAGAGCTACCCGAGCCGGCTCAAGGACCCCGATCCGGTGGACTTCTCCACCGGATCGGTCGGGATCGGGGCGACCGCGCCGCTGTGGGCGGCCCTCGCACACCGCTACCTGCGCTCGCACTCGGCCGCGACGCCACCCGCCGGTCGCTTCGTCAGCCTGCTCGGGGACGCGGAGCTCGACGAGGGAGCGGTGTGGGAGGCGATCGCCGACCCGGCGGTGGGCCAGCTCGGTGAGGTGCTCTGGGTGGTCGACCTCAACCGGCAGTCGTTGGACCGCGTGGTGCCGGACATCCAGGCCGAGCGGCTGCGGGGCATGTTCGCCGCGGCCGGCTGGCAGACGATGACGCTCAAGTGGGGACGGCGGATCTCGGCACTGTTCGAGCGTCCCGGCGGCGCCGACCTCCGCGCCCGCCTCGAGGCGATGCCCAACGAGGAGTACCAGCGGCTGCTCCGGGTCCCGCCCGGGGAGCTCGCCGAACGGGTCGCCGGCCCGGACGCCGCGCCCGCGCTGCGTGCGCTGGCCGCCACGCTCGACCCCGACGAGCTCGCCGCCGCCGTCCGCGACCTCGGCGGTCACGACCTCGGCCTGCTCGTCGACGCCTTCGCCCAGGTCGACAGCCGCCGTCCGACGGTGGTCTTCGCCTACACGATCAAGGGACGAGGACTGCCGACCGAGGGGCACCCCGCCAACCACTCGGCCCTGCTGACGCCCCCGCAGATGCGCGCCCTCGCGCACTCCTGCGGGGTCGACGCCGAGGACCGGTGGGCTCTCCCGGCGCCGGAATCGGCCGCGGGTCGGCTGGCGCGCGAGCGCGGCCACGCGCTGCGTCGTACGGCGGTCGAGGTGGGGGAGCCGGCCGCGGTCCCCGCGGAGCTGGGCCGCCCGTTCCGCAAGCCGATCTCCACCCAGGCCGCGCTCGGCCGGATCCTCGCCGACCTCAGCCGCGACGCGCCGGAGACCGCCGGGCGGGTGGTGACGTGCAGCCCCGACGTCGCCTCGTCCACGAACCTCGGCGGCTGGATCAACAAGCGCGGGGTCTGGGCGCCGCGCGATCGCCAGGACTGGTTCTCCGACGATCCCGAGCGACTGCTGCGCTGGGCGGAGGCGGACACCGGCCAGCACATCGAGCTGGGGATCGCCGAGGTCAACCTCGTCTGCCTGGCAGCCGAACTGGGCACCACCTGGAGTCGGTGGGGACAGCCGCTCATCCCGATCGCGACGCTCTACGACCCGTTCGTCGCGCGGGCGCTGGAGCCGTGGTCCTACGGCATCTACTCCGGTGGGCAGTCGATCCTCGTCGGCACGCCGTCCGGCGTCACCCTCGCCCCGGAGGGCGGCGCCCATCAGTCGATCACCACCCCGTCGATCGGGCTCGAGCAGCCGGGCTGCGTGGCGTGGGAGCCGGCGTTCCCGCAGGACCTCGAGTGGTGCCTGCTGCACGCGATGGGGCAGGTCGGTCGGCCCGGCGGGACCTCGTCGTACTTCCGGCTGTCGACGCGCCCGATCGATCCCGCGCTCGCCGGGCTGCCCGAGGAGCCGGCGCTGCTGGCCCGACGCCGGCGGCAGGCGATCGCGGGCGGCTACCGGATCGGTCCGGCTCACGCGGACGGCGACGAGGTCACCCTGGTCGGCGTCGGCGCGATCATGCCCGAGGTCATCGCCGCCGCCCGGACGCTCGAGCGGCTCGGCCGGTGCGTGGGGGTGATCTGCCTGACGAGTCCCGACCTGGTCTTCCGCGCGTTCCAGGAGGGCCCCGACACCGGCATCCTCGGCGAGCTGCTGCCGGCCGCCCGACCGGCGCCGCTGGTGACCGTGCTCGACGGGCATCCGCACACCCTCGCCTTCCTCGCCGGGGTGCGCGGCGACCGGACCCGCAATCTGGGCGTGGTCGAGTTCGGCCAGTCCTCGACGCTCGCGGACGCACACGCGCTGCACGGCATCGACACGCACGCGATCGTCGATGCCGCGCTGACGCTCGTCGGGGCCTGAGGCGGCAGCGGCTGCGGCTTCATCACGGGATGTAGGCGAAGGGCCGCTTCTGTAGCGGAGTTCGGCAGGGGAAGCGGCGGCTCGGCTACATACCGTGATGAACCAGCGCGCCCGGCGCTCAGCCCGCCGCCCGCTCCGACTCCTGCATCACCACGACGCTGCGGGCGCCGATGCGCACCACCCCGCCGACGGCGACCTCGGTGCCGCCGGGCAGGCCGGGGTCGGTCGAGAGGACGACGGACCCCGCGTGCACCCAGTCGTTCTCGGGCAGGTGCACCTCGACGTCCTCGGCGCCGGCGTGGAACCAGATCAGGAAGGAGGTGTCGATCTGCTGCTCGCCGCGCGGGCCGGGCTCGCGCAGGGGCTTGCCGGAGACGAACATGCCGATCGTGCGCAGTCCCGCGTCGTGCCAGTCGGCATCGGTCATCTCGCGGCCGGACGGGTGCAGCCAGGCGAGGTCCTTGGGGCCGCCGACGATGGCGGGCCGGCCCTCGAACCAGTGCCGCTGGCGCAGGGCGTGGTGCTCGCGGCGCAGCCGCAGCGCGGCACGGGTCACCTCGTAGACGTCGAGCCAGGCGCCGGGCTCGCCGTCGGCGCGCCAGTCGACCCACGAGATCTCGTTGTCCTGGCAGTAGGCGTTGTTGTTGCCCCGCTGGGTGCGCCCGCGCTCGTCGCCCGCGGTCAACATGGGGACGCCGTTGGACAGGCACAGCGTGGCCATCAGGTTGGCGGCCTGCCGGCGCCGCAGCCCGACGATGTCGGGATCGGACGTCTCGCCCTCGACGCCGTGGTTCCACGACCTGTTGTCGTCGGTGCCGTCGCGGTTGTCCTCGCCGTTGGCCTCGTTGTGCTTGTGGTCGTAGGACACCAGGTCGCGGACCGTGAACCCGTCGTGGGCGGTGACGAAGTTGACCGAGTTGTACGCCGAACGGCCGTCGTCGGCGTACAGGTCCGAGGAGCCGGCGAGCCGGGTCGCGACGGCGTGGAGCCCGTCGGAGTGGCCGCGCCAGAAGTCGCGGATGGTGTCGCGGTACTGGTCGTTCCATTCCACCCACGGC
This region of Nocardioides sp. L-11A genomic DNA includes:
- the glgP gene encoding alpha-glucan family phosphorylase; this translates as MRAIRRFTVRPVLPDALASLGELAANLRWSWHPPTQALFETVDAELWQEVGRDPLRLLGEVSAERWAELVADDAYVRRVAEVRADLASYLAQDRWYQRARAADPDGTWPRSVAYFSPEYGITAVLPQYSGGLGILAGDHLKAASDLGVPIVGVGLLYRHGYFKQALSRDGWQQESYPVLDPGGLPLSLLHEHDGSRTTIAIRMPDGPDLLARVFVASVGRVPLLLLDTDVEENPEAYRLVTDRLYGGNTEHRLRQELLLGVGGVRALRAFSRITGAPEPEVFHTNEGHAGFLGVERIRELTADGDLDFAAALEAGRASTVFTTHTPVPAGIDRFPRTLVEQYLGEHGATPGVPVDQVLALGAEDYAGGDPGVFNMAVMGFRLAQRANGVSQLHGHVSRGMFNGLWPAFDEAEVPITSITNGVHAPTWVAPEVAALAEAQGADYDGDDAAAFWAAFDKVPGVDVWRTKRRLRERLVDDARRRLRRSWEKRGASSAELGWIDDALDPDVLTIGFARRVPSYKRLTLMLRDPGRLRALLLHPERPVQLVVAGKAHPADDGGKRLIQELVRFADAEDVRHRIVFLPNYDIALAQPLYPGCDVWLNNPLRPYEACGTSGMKAALNGGLNLSILDGWWDEWYEPEFGWPIPSADGLEDYSDQRDDLEAAALYDLIENGVAPRFYDHDHEGVPAGWVEMLRATWANLGPKVLATRMVRDYVERLYGPAAANSRALAAVENGARDLAAWKARVRGAWGGVRVEHVEAEGIGDVAEVGAVLHVRSYVALGELSPHDVEVQLVHGRVDAEDDIVAASAVPLSLVESYDGGRHRFDGEVALGRSGPFGYTVRVLPANPLLVAPAELGVVALA
- a CDS encoding DUF3830 family protein; translation: MTLIDIEFTGQGKTFQAALLDESAPKTCTAIRTMLGETVTGASYHSIYSGQEFYVYCPPVDIPLENHVVWPKRGQIVYYYFPENLYAGMHVHQDRIQGDGAEIALWYGHGDLRIVTETGIRGNLFAEVLPEQLDDFYAAGDHILAHGREDIVIRMAG
- a CDS encoding IclR family transcriptional regulator — its product is MPRYEVEGVQKAISLLRALARADRPLGASDLGRELGLGRSTVFRLLYTLQLDGMVRQDEETKKYRLGPDLAALGRAASDDFDLRREARPAMEKLAATVNLPVFLNVPGAADVICLEHVASLNVVELYGRAGSTLPYHACPSGYVLLAFGPPERLEQVLEGPLTRHASATPDADRLRTLVEEVRRTGVAYGRDDLDEGVSSLAVPLVDSHGHPLASLGLAGFSVAFDDRLDELTEHLRAAAAQISEHPHPAVGQGQPTPPGDPQ
- a CDS encoding ABC transporter substrate-binding protein, which gives rise to MNRSRTRLPAVLAVVSLLALASACGSSDAQQDEPDPSAVVAALRDKLPDAVQKSNKLKVATSIYPPVDFYEKDGKTLTGFDHDLMEEVAKRLGVTIDWNVIDFAAIIPGIQSKQYDFATDLNDTAEREEMVDFVTQFRDGTSILVEKGNPERLSDLDSLCGKTVAVTKGSTQIALVKTQNASCSEPIEMLQLPDDPDAMLAMRNGRADAYLVNTLAGSYAVNTAGQDGFEILEGVYDEVFAGLAFPKSSTELRDAIQAALQSLIDDGTYGEVMGEYGLDNNVIDKSVVNAVGSQ
- a CDS encoding amino acid ABC transporter permease yields the protein MTIPTAATGTPAGDPGRTAGAGEAEAIRAVPVRHPGRMAAGAVLVLLLVWLAVTVAGNEEFDFGVIPDYLFDPVILDGVRLTLVLTVVSMALGLVIGVVAAIGRLSDNPVLRWTAGAYIWLFRGTPVLVQLVFWFNIGIVFPTLGVTIPFTDVSLFSVESNTVVTPLNAAILGLALNSGAYIAEIVRAGITSVSRGQVEAAAALGLEPRRTMRRIVLPQAIPVAVPPLGNEFVSMLKYSALASVIAVQELLGSVETIYSVNLRTLELLVVASIWYLALTTLFSFLQSLLERRLGRGRSGIATVRARRARTPRRVRRAVA
- a CDS encoding amino acid ABC transporter ATP-binding protein yields the protein MSAATATVPTTPVAAVSAHAIRKSYGSNEVLRGIDLEVAPGQVQVIVGPSGSGKSTFLRCINHLERIDSGRLYVDGDLVGYREHRGRLHELRPHEVARQRARTGMVFQHFNLFAHMTVTQNIVEAPRHLRGLAKRDAVELAHGLLQQVGLGDKADAYPAELSGGQQQRVAIARALAMEPRLMLFDEPTSALDPELVGDVLDVMRGLAERGMTMVVVTHEMGFARDVGDALVVMADGQVIEQGPPRDVLANPATERAAKFLARVH
- a CDS encoding aminotransferase class I/II-fold pyridoxal phosphate-dependent enzyme, with translation MTTASLGPNTLSIHAGEATDPTTHALNTPIYQTATFAFDSAVEKEDAVDRALEWEPGVFFYSRTGNPTTYALEQKLAALEGAEDAAVGASGMAACATALLSVLGTGDHCIASADLFVITRVLLDDVLSARGIEVTHVDVTDLDAVAAAVRPNTRAVFAESLSNPHMDVADLPALAALSREHGLTLVVDNTFLSPRLLRPLEHGADLVVHSATKWLGGHGDAVAGVVAGRKELVDKVRFHLDALGAAVSPFNSWLILRGMRTLGLRMSASSTNALAVAQFLESRPEVALVSYPGLPSHPHHELAGKLLPDGYGGMMAIRLHGDADTMGRFAAALELSAIAVSLGDVHTLVYPMPKRDNLIRLSIGCEDTADLIADYAQALDASAG
- a CDS encoding pyruvate dehydrogenase; the protein is MTAAPLAEPAHPGPDADELATLREIARRVLWLSTAMVDTANHDRPDPSGLKVGGHQASSASMVDIMVALWFHELTALDRVSVKPHASPVLHAINYLLGELDPSYLTRLRAKGGLQSYPSRLKDPDPVDFSTGSVGIGATAPLWAALAHRYLRSHSAATPPAGRFVSLLGDAELDEGAVWEAIADPAVGQLGEVLWVVDLNRQSLDRVVPDIQAERLRGMFAAAGWQTMTLKWGRRISALFERPGGADLRARLEAMPNEEYQRLLRVPPGELAERVAGPDAAPALRALAATLDPDELAAAVRDLGGHDLGLLVDAFAQVDSRRPTVVFAYTIKGRGLPTEGHPANHSALLTPPQMRALAHSCGVDAEDRWALPAPESAAGRLARERGHALRRTAVEVGEPAAVPAELGRPFRKPISTQAALGRILADLSRDAPETAGRVVTCSPDVASSTNLGGWINKRGVWAPRDRQDWFSDDPERLLRWAEADTGQHIELGIAEVNLVCLAAELGTTWSRWGQPLIPIATLYDPFVARALEPWSYGIYSGGQSILVGTPSGVTLAPEGGAHQSITTPSIGLEQPGCVAWEPAFPQDLEWCLLHAMGQVGRPGGTSSYFRLSTRPIDPALAGLPEEPALLARRRRQAIAGGYRIGPAHADGDEVTLVGVGAIMPEVIAAARTLERLGRCVGVICLTSPDLVFRAFQEGPDTGILGELLPAARPAPLVTVLDGHPHTLAFLAGVRGDRTRNLGVVEFGQSSTLADAHALHGIDTHAIVDAALTLVGA